A window of Hevea brasiliensis isolate MT/VB/25A 57/8 chromosome 14, ASM3005281v1, whole genome shotgun sequence contains these coding sequences:
- the LOC110646720 gene encoding putative glycine-rich cell wall structural protein 1, translated as MASSRVLGAAFLVLLLVDLCFAGRSSKAIVSTGGGGGGGGEGGGGGGGGVLEGGLGSGSGFGSGYGSGAGEGYGGAGGYGSGGGGGGGGGAGGSGSAKGFGSGFGSGGGSGFGSGSGGGKEGGGGGGGGGGKGGGGGGGGGSGNGSGSGYGYGSGSGSGYGSGGGKSGGGGGGGGGGGGGGGGGGGGENGSGSGYGSGYGGGSGYGGGGADDDGFP; from the coding sequence ATGGCAAGCTCAAGGGTGCTTGGTGCTGCATTCTTGGTCTTGCTCCTTGTCGACCTCTGCTTTGCTGGTAGGTCGTCAAAGGCGATTGTAAGTacaggaggtggaggtggtggaggaggagaAGGGGGAGGTGGTGGTGGCGGCGGTGTTTTAGAAGGAGGACTTGGGTCTGGTTCTGGTTTTGGTTCTGGGTATGGGTCTGGGGCTGGCGAAGGATATGGTGGTGCAGGAGGGTACGGcagtggaggaggtggaggcggtggTGGTGGAGCTGGCGGCTCTGGTTCTGCTAAAGGGTTTGGTTCAGGCTTTGGGTCCGGAGGTGGCTCTGGCTTCGGCTCTGGTTCTGGTGGTGGGAAAGAAggtggtggaggtggaggtggaggtggtgggaaAGGAGGAGGTGGTGGTGGAGGTGGAGGCTCAGGCAATGGAAGTGGGTCAGGTTACGGATATGGCAGTGGAAGCGGGTCAGGATATGGAAGTGGAGGTGGAAAAAGTGGAGGTGGCGGTGGAGGCGGaggtggaggaggaggaggaggtggtggtggtggtggaggtgaGAACGGATCTGGCTCTGGCTATGGTTCAGGGTACGGCGGTGGTTCTGGATATGGAGGAGGGGGAGCGGATGATGATGGTTTCCCATGA